From a region of the Pukyongiella litopenaei genome:
- a CDS encoding phage major capsid protein encodes MNIQELRVQHRAKLKEARGLYRKITDDTPEKEARKIERDFYATLSEADDIHDQIEEAKEARSDDGDHRRPRGDDKTVDGSGNEGDARDAAFGLKPEDRVTTWAQAKQPDKHNLTLGQYLGAMVRGAKSEAEKRALAEGTDSAGGYTVPTMLSAQLIDLLRASSVAITAGARTVPLGSDNNNIAKLASDPVPAWRVENAVVAESDPTFTNVPLVPRSLAVLTKVSRELFQDTLNLDTELPRILATALAKELDRVALLGSGTAPEPEGIANMTGIGTTAHDAALTTYAPFVAARTGILSANAGPISAIIMHPRDEGTLTGLTDSTGQPLMAPKAVADIPLLTTTAIPADGGAGSDESTIFLGNFAHLMVGIRSEIRVEVLKERYADNYQYGLLAHMRADIAAQHEAAFHTITGVQG; translated from the coding sequence ATGAATATCCAGGAATTGAGGGTACAGCATCGGGCAAAGCTGAAGGAAGCCCGTGGCCTGTACCGGAAAATCACCGATGACACGCCCGAGAAAGAGGCGCGGAAAATCGAGCGCGATTTCTACGCCACGTTGTCCGAGGCAGATGACATTCACGATCAAATCGAGGAGGCCAAAGAGGCCCGCTCTGACGATGGCGACCACCGCCGCCCCCGTGGCGATGACAAAACCGTTGACGGCAGCGGCAACGAAGGCGATGCGCGCGATGCGGCCTTTGGCTTGAAGCCCGAAGACCGCGTGACGACCTGGGCGCAGGCGAAACAGCCGGACAAGCACAACCTGACCCTTGGGCAGTATCTGGGCGCGATGGTGCGCGGCGCGAAGTCCGAAGCCGAGAAACGCGCCCTGGCGGAAGGCACCGACAGCGCGGGCGGCTATACCGTGCCGACCATGCTCTCGGCGCAATTGATCGACCTGTTGCGCGCCAGCTCGGTTGCTATCACAGCAGGTGCTCGCACGGTACCGCTCGGCAGCGACAACAACAACATCGCCAAGCTGGCGTCCGATCCAGTTCCGGCATGGCGGGTTGAAAACGCGGTGGTTGCCGAGTCCGACCCGACCTTCACCAACGTGCCGCTCGTTCCCAGGTCGCTGGCGGTGTTAACCAAGGTTTCGAGGGAACTGTTCCAGGACACTCTTAACCTGGACACCGAATTGCCGCGCATCCTCGCAACCGCTCTGGCGAAGGAACTGGACCGCGTTGCCCTGCTGGGCAGCGGCACCGCTCCTGAACCGGAAGGCATCGCGAACATGACCGGCATCGGTACCACGGCGCATGATGCGGCACTGACCACGTATGCGCCTTTTGTGGCGGCGCGCACTGGCATTCTCAGCGCCAATGCCGGCCCGATCTCGGCAATCATCATGCACCCGCGCGACGAAGGCACCCTGACCGGCCTGACCGACAGCACCGGGCAACCCCTGATGGCACCCAAGGCCGTCGCGGATATTCCCCTGCTGACGACCACGGCAATCCCGGCCGATGGCGGTGCGGGCTCGGATGAATCGACCATCTTTCTCGGTAACTTCGCTCACCTGATGGTTGGCATTCGTTCCGAGATCCGCGTTGAGGTTCTGAAGGAACGCTACGCCGACAACTATCAGTACGGCCTGTTGGCGCACATGCGCGCCGATATCGCCGCACAGCATGAAGCGGCCTTCCATACCATCACCGGGGTGCAGGGCTAA
- a CDS encoding helix-turn-helix domain-containing protein, whose amino-acid sequence MNATQSKMARAATGLGVRDLAKLAGVSPDTVARLERGEELRPRTVLNIRAALEAAGVEFVEENGGGAGVRLRK is encoded by the coding sequence ATGAACGCAACGCAATCAAAAATGGCCAGAGCAGCAACGGGGCTAGGTGTTCGCGACCTGGCGAAGCTGGCAGGGGTCTCGCCTGATACGGTTGCCCGACTCGAGAGAGGTGAGGAACTTAGACCAAGAACAGTCTTAAATATTCGCGCCGCCCTCGAAGCCGCTGGCGTTGAGTTCGTCGAGGAAAATGGCGGGGGGGCCGGGGTGCGGCTCAGAAAATGA
- a CDS encoding MBL fold metallo-hydrolase — MTQPPDDFDPPVGQPVTLSPGLRRIVAPNPSPMTYRGTNTYLVGDRDLAVIDPGPMAGAHLEAILSAVTPGQRISHVIVTHTHTDHSPLARPLAERSGTPVLAFGDAVAGRSAVMADLAAGGMTGGGEGIDTGFLPDRRLADGDRIETGDWALEVIHTPGHIGNHIALAWGEICFVGDHVMGWASSLVSPPDGDLTDFMASCRRLRGRDWSVFHAGHGAPITDPAGRLDWLIGHRLSRERSILNGLGEGPATTGQLTRRIYTDTPEPLLPAASRNVFAHLVDLTVRERVEPLGALSPEVRFGLRR; from the coding sequence ATGACCCAGCCGCCGGACGATTTCGACCCGCCTGTGGGGCAACCGGTAACACTGTCGCCGGGGCTGCGGCGGATCGTGGCGCCGAACCCGTCTCCGATGACCTATCGCGGCACCAACACCTACCTTGTCGGCGATAGGGACCTGGCGGTGATCGATCCGGGGCCGATGGCCGGGGCGCATCTCGAAGCGATCCTCTCGGCGGTGACGCCGGGGCAGCGGATCAGCCATGTCATCGTGACCCATACCCATACCGATCACTCGCCGCTGGCCCGTCCGCTGGCGGAGCGGTCCGGCACGCCGGTGCTGGCCTTTGGCGATGCCGTTGCCGGTCGCAGCGCCGTGATGGCCGATCTGGCGGCCGGTGGCATGACCGGAGGAGGCGAGGGGATCGACACGGGATTTCTGCCCGACCGGAGGCTTGCCGACGGGGACCGGATCGAAACCGGGGACTGGGCGCTGGAGGTGATCCATACCCCCGGCCATATCGGCAACCATATCGCCCTGGCCTGGGGCGAGATCTGTTTCGTGGGCGATCACGTCATGGGATGGGCCAGTTCACTGGTATCGCCCCCCGATGGCGACCTGACGGATTTCATGGCGTCCTGCCGCCGGCTGCGCGGGCGTGACTGGTCGGTGTTTCATGCGGGCCACGGCGCACCGATCACGGACCCGGCCGGCCGGCTCGACTGGCTGATCGGGCATCGCCTGTCGCGCGAAAGGTCGATCCTGAACGGGCTCGGCGAGGGGCCGGCCACGACCGGGCAACTGACCCGGCGCATCTATACCGACACACCGGAACCGCTGTTGCCGGCCGCGTCGCGCAACGTCTTTGCCCACCTGGTCGATCTCACCGTGCGCGAACGGGTCGAACCGCTCGGAGCGCTGTCACCCGAGGTCCGTTTCGGGCTCCGGCGCTGA
- a CDS encoding ATP-binding protein, with protein MQFGWFKQYVPRGIYARAALIIVLPVVVVQLAVSVVFIRRHLEDVTSQMTSTLVRELDVIAGFAAAADSRDEAMDAMQPILVTLHINARFVRRADIPSRDRIRWYDYSGRVVRATLRNDLPDVLAVIQPDDRVVHLFVDSDLGPVQISFNRRRVSAAAPHQLFVTMLFFGGVMTLIAYVYMRNQLRPIKKLAEAAEAFGRGRSVPYAARGALEVRTAGNAFLDMRNRIERQIEQRTMMLSGVSHDLRTPLTRLRLGLSLIDEDDAGPMLRDVDEMQALLDAFLDFARGAAEGDPERIDPISLARSVVEDAQRLGRPVSLATVEGTGTVNLRPVALRRALENLIGNAVRYGTRAEVSVTLTEKSLRFRVEDDGPGIAAEDRAEAVRPFSRLDPARNQDKGSGVGLGLAIVSDIARAHGGVLRLGTSDRLGGLMADIVIGR; from the coding sequence ATGCAATTCGGATGGTTCAAACAGTATGTGCCGCGCGGGATCTATGCCCGCGCGGCGCTGATCATCGTGCTGCCGGTCGTTGTGGTGCAACTGGCGGTTTCGGTGGTTTTCATCCGCCGCCACCTCGAAGACGTCACCTCGCAGATGACCAGCACCCTGGTGCGCGAACTCGACGTGATCGCCGGGTTCGCCGCGGCCGCGGATTCGCGCGACGAAGCGATGGACGCGATGCAGCCGATCCTGGTCACGCTCCATATCAACGCGCGGTTCGTGCGGCGAGCCGACATCCCTTCGCGGGACCGGATCCGCTGGTACGACTATTCGGGCCGGGTCGTCCGGGCCACCCTGCGCAACGACCTGCCGGACGTTCTGGCGGTGATCCAGCCCGATGACCGGGTGGTGCATCTGTTCGTGGACAGCGACCTGGGACCGGTGCAGATCAGCTTCAACCGCCGCAGGGTTTCCGCCGCCGCCCCGCATCAGCTGTTCGTGACCATGCTGTTCTTTGGCGGGGTGATGACGCTGATCGCCTATGTCTACATGCGCAATCAGCTGCGGCCGATCAAGAAACTGGCCGAAGCGGCGGAAGCGTTCGGGCGGGGGCGTTCCGTCCCCTACGCGGCGCGCGGGGCGCTCGAGGTGCGCACCGCGGGCAACGCCTTTCTCGACATGCGCAACCGGATCGAACGGCAGATCGAACAGCGGACCATGATGCTGTCCGGGGTCAGCCATGACCTGCGCACGCCGCTCACCCGGCTGCGGCTCGGCCTGTCGCTGATCGACGAGGACGACGCCGGCCCGATGCTCAGGGACGTGGACGAGATGCAGGCGCTGCTCGATGCCTTTCTCGATTTTGCCCGTGGCGCCGCCGAAGGCGATCCCGAGCGGATCGACCCGATCTCGCTGGCGCGGTCCGTGGTCGAGGACGCGCAACGGCTGGGCCGGCCGGTAAGCCTGGCGACCGTCGAGGGGACCGGCACCGTGAACCTGCGCCCGGTGGCGCTGCGCCGGGCGCTCGAGAACCTGATCGGCAACGCGGTGCGCTATGGCACGCGGGCCGAGGTTTCGGTGACGCTGACCGAAAAATCCCTGCGGTTCCGGGTCGAGGATGACGGGCCGGGCATCGCGGCCGAGGACCGGGCCGAGGCGGTCCGGCCGTTTTCGCGCCTCGATCCCGCGCGCAACCAGGACAAGGGCAGCGGCGTGGGTCTGGGTCTGGCGATCGTGTCGGACATCGCGCGCGCCCATGGCGGCGTGCTGCGGCTGGGCACGAGCGACCGGCTGGGCGGCCTGATGGCGGATATCGTGATCGGCCGCTGA
- a CDS encoding alpha-hydroxy acid oxidase, with protein sequence MPVITCIEDLRRIYERRVPRMFYDYAESGSWTEQTFRENSSDFDKIRLRQRVAVDMSGRTTASRMIGQDVAMPVALAPVGLTGMQHADGEIKAARAAEEFGVPFTLSTMSINSIEDVAEATGKPFWFQLYTMKDEDYVGRLIQRAKDAKCSALVITLDLQILGQRHKDLKNGLSAPPKLTPRTIANLMTKWSWGIGMLGASRREFGNIVGHVEGISDASSLGAWTAEQFDPTLDWGKIGTLMEQWGGKVILKGILDAEDAKMAAKLGADAIIVSNHGGRQLDGALSSIRMLPSIMDAVGGDIEVHLDSGIRSGQDVLKALALGATGTYIGRAFVYGLGAMGQRGVRTALEVIERELDLTMALCGEQSVQALGRHNLLVPEDFEGRWQN encoded by the coding sequence ATGCCCGTGATCACCTGTATCGAGGACCTGCGCCGCATCTATGAACGCCGGGTGCCGCGGATGTTCTACGACTATGCGGAATCGGGCAGCTGGACCGAACAGACCTTTCGCGAGAACAGCTCAGATTTCGACAAGATCCGGCTGCGTCAGCGGGTTGCGGTGGACATGTCGGGGCGGACGACCGCGTCGCGGATGATCGGACAGGACGTGGCCATGCCGGTCGCGCTGGCGCCGGTGGGGCTGACGGGGATGCAGCACGCCGATGGCGAGATCAAGGCCGCCAGGGCCGCCGAGGAATTCGGCGTGCCCTTTACCCTGTCCACCATGTCGATCAATTCGATCGAAGACGTGGCCGAGGCGACCGGCAAACCCTTCTGGTTCCAACTCTACACGATGAAGGACGAGGATTATGTGGGCCGGCTGATCCAGCGGGCCAAGGATGCGAAATGTTCCGCGCTGGTGATCACGCTCGACCTGCAGATCCTCGGCCAGCGGCACAAGGATCTCAAGAACGGCCTGTCCGCGCCGCCGAAACTCACCCCCCGGACGATTGCCAACCTGATGACCAAATGGTCCTGGGGGATCGGGATGCTGGGCGCCAGCCGGCGGGAATTTGGAAACATCGTCGGTCATGTCGAAGGCATCTCGGACGCCTCCAGTCTCGGCGCATGGACTGCCGAGCAATTCGACCCGACGCTGGACTGGGGCAAGATCGGCACGCTGATGGAACAATGGGGCGGCAAGGTGATCCTCAAGGGCATCCTTGATGCCGAAGACGCGAAGATGGCCGCGAAACTTGGCGCCGATGCCATCATCGTGTCCAACCATGGCGGGCGGCAACTGGATGGCGCGCTGAGCTCGATCCGGATGCTGCCGTCGATCATGGACGCGGTCGGCGGCGACATCGAGGTCCATCTCGACAGCGGCATCCGGTCGGGGCAGGACGTTCTCAAGGCGCTGGCGCTGGGGGCGACCGGCACCTATATCGGCCGCGCCTTCGTCTATGGGCTGGGCGCGATGGGGCAACGGGGCGTGCGCACCGCGCTGGAGGTGATCGAGCGCGAACTGGACCTGACCATGGCGCTGTGCGGCGAACAGTCGGTGCAGGCGCTGGGGCGGCACAACCTGCTGGTGCCCGAGGATTTCGAGGGCCGCTGGCAGAACTGA
- a CDS encoding 50S ribosomal protein L25/general stress protein Ctc, whose translation MAGEIPDLIAQERTGTGKGAARQARRAGLVPGIVFGGENDPLPITIPFNDLLTRLRKGRFKSTLFNLKVDGHDDVRVICRDVQRDVVKDLPTHVDFMRLRRTTKINLFIPVEFINDEQAPGLKRGGVLTVVRPEVELVVTAADIPEKITVDLTGLDIGDVVTISAVDLPAGAKPTIDRDFVIANISAPSGLRSADNEDDGDAAAEVETEVEATED comes from the coding sequence ATGGCAGGAGAGATCCCTGATCTCATCGCCCAGGAACGGACGGGGACAGGCAAGGGCGCCGCTCGTCAGGCGCGCCGCGCCGGTCTGGTTCCGGGCATCGTGTTCGGCGGCGAGAACGACCCGCTCCCGATCACCATTCCGTTCAACGACTTGCTGACCCGCCTCAGGAAGGGCCGGTTCAAGTCCACGCTGTTCAACCTGAAGGTCGACGGTCACGACGACGTGCGGGTGATCTGCCGCGACGTGCAGCGCGACGTGGTCAAGGACCTGCCGACGCATGTCGATTTCATGCGCCTGCGCCGGACCACCAAGATCAACCTGTTCATCCCGGTCGAATTCATCAATGACGAACAGGCCCCCGGTCTCAAGCGTGGCGGCGTTCTGACCGTCGTTCGCCCCGAGGTCGAACTGGTCGTCACCGCCGCCGACATCCCGGAAAAGATCACCGTCGATCTGACCGGGCTGGATATCGGCGACGTCGTCACCATTTCCGCGGTCGATCTGCCCGCGGGCGCCAAGCCGACCATCGACCGTGATTTCGTGATCGCGAACATCTCGGCACCATCGGGCCTGCGTTCGGCCGACAACGAAGATGACGGCGATGCCGCCGCCGAGGTCGAAACCGAGGTGGAAGCCACCGAAGACTGA
- the pth gene encoding aminoacyl-tRNA hydrolase yields MKLIVGLGNPGSKYARNRHNIGFMAVDRIAADHGFGPWRPRFQGQLSEGRLGSEKVLLLKPGTFMNRSGQSVGEAMRFFRLDPDDVIVLHDELDLAPGKARVKQGGGHAGHNGLRSLHAHIGDAYGRVRLGIGHPGRKELVAGYVLHDFARADETWLDDLLRGISDGAPHLARGDGGKFMNAVALRTAPPRSSAGTAGNTAPRAAGGTTTQPAPAPEPAPEPDERSPLQKLADRFR; encoded by the coding sequence GTGAAACTCATCGTCGGCCTTGGCAATCCCGGTTCGAAATACGCGCGCAACCGGCACAATATCGGCTTCATGGCCGTGGATCGCATCGCGGCGGACCACGGGTTCGGCCCGTGGCGGCCCCGGTTCCAGGGCCAGCTGTCCGAAGGCCGGCTCGGCTCGGAAAAGGTGCTGCTGCTGAAACCGGGCACCTTCATGAACCGGTCCGGGCAGTCCGTCGGCGAAGCGATGCGGTTCTTCAGGCTCGATCCCGACGATGTCATCGTCCTGCATGACGAATTGGATCTGGCCCCCGGCAAGGCGCGGGTGAAACAGGGCGGCGGTCATGCGGGCCATAACGGGCTGCGGTCGCTGCATGCCCATATCGGCGACGCCTATGGCCGCGTGCGGCTGGGCATCGGCCATCCCGGCCGCAAGGAACTGGTGGCGGGGTATGTGCTGCATGACTTTGCCCGCGCCGACGAGACCTGGCTCGACGATCTGCTGCGTGGCATCTCGGACGGGGCGCCGCATCTGGCCCGGGGCGATGGCGGCAAGTTCATGAACGCCGTTGCATTGCGCACCGCGCCGCCCCGATCCTCGGCAGGCACCGCCGGGAATACCGCGCCCAGGGCCGCGGGCGGAACCACCACGCAACCTGCGCCCGCCCCCGAACCCGCACCCGAACCTGACGAGCGGTCACCGCTGCAGAAGCTGGCCGACCGCTTCCGCTGA
- a CDS encoding serine hydrolase domain-containing protein, with protein sequence MRTFGKWLGRLLLVLILAGAAGWFWKGDEVKRLLAVNSLFAADKIVWNFSHMDQLFLTAPLPRGDGPVSELPQGDPAPLPAEAAAWIEDRAVTSLLVLQDGAIRHESYHLGTGPEDRRISWSIAKSYLSALLGVLLEDGAIDSIDEPVVTYAPALIGSAYETASIRNVLNMASGVVFDEDYMDAGSDINRMGREVALGGTLDAFTASFADSFAAPGEAWQYVSIDTHVIGMVIRGATGQSVTDLLDDRILKPLGMEQDGYYLTDGEGVAFVLGGLNFTTRDYARFGQMILQDGEYGGRQVVPAGWVAASTAPSAPTAEGKIRYGYQWWIPRDARPGEVLGRGVYGQYLYIDRTQGVLIVATAADRKFRDPGVSRANIEMFRRIADGL encoded by the coding sequence ATGCGAACATTCGGAAAATGGCTGGGGCGGCTGCTGCTGGTCCTGATTCTCGCCGGTGCGGCGGGCTGGTTTTGGAAAGGTGACGAGGTCAAACGCCTGCTGGCGGTCAACTCGCTCTTTGCCGCGGACAAGATCGTGTGGAATTTCTCGCATATGGATCAACTGTTCCTGACCGCGCCCCTGCCGCGCGGCGACGGGCCGGTCAGCGAATTGCCGCAGGGCGACCCGGCCCCCCTGCCCGCCGAAGCCGCCGCCTGGATCGAGGACCGCGCGGTGACATCCCTGCTGGTGCTGCAGGACGGCGCGATCCGTCACGAATCCTACCATCTCGGCACCGGCCCCGAGGATCGCCGGATTTCCTGGTCGATCGCCAAGAGCTACCTGTCCGCCCTGCTGGGCGTCCTGCTCGAGGACGGGGCCATTGACTCGATCGACGAGCCGGTGGTGACTTATGCGCCGGCCCTCATCGGCAGCGCCTATGAGACCGCGAGCATCCGCAACGTCCTGAACATGGCCAGCGGTGTCGTGTTCGACGAGGACTACATGGACGCCGGTTCGGACATCAACCGGATGGGGCGGGAGGTGGCCCTGGGCGGCACGCTGGATGCGTTCACCGCCAGCTTTGCCGACAGTTTCGCCGCGCCGGGCGAAGCCTGGCAATATGTCTCGATCGACACCCATGTGATCGGCATGGTGATCCGGGGCGCGACCGGCCAGAGCGTGACCGACCTGCTGGACGACAGGATCCTGAAGCCGCTCGGCATGGAGCAGGATGGCTATTACCTCACCGATGGCGAAGGCGTGGCCTTCGTGCTCGGCGGGCTCAACTTCACCACCCGCGACTATGCTCGGTTCGGCCAGATGATCCTGCAGGACGGCGAATATGGCGGGCGGCAGGTGGTGCCGGCGGGCTGGGTCGCGGCCTCGACGGCCCCCTCTGCCCCCACCGCCGAGGGCAAGATCCGCTATGGCTATCAATGGTGGATACCGCGGGATGCGCGTCCCGGGGAAGTCCTTGGCCGTGGCGTCTATGGCCAGTATCTTTATATTGACCGAACCCAGGGGGTGCTGATCGTGGCGACCGCGGCGGACCGCAAGTTCCGCGACCCCGGCGTGTCGCGCGCCAATATCGAGATGTTCCGCCGGATCGCGGACGGTCTTTGA
- a CDS encoding DUF2332 domain-containing protein: MPQDRLISAFDRQARACAVLGSPFMARLMTLLAEHWPETGPLNETCADWPGDPGPSGASLPLRIAGGLHALVLQGRDPELTAAYPPHDPEEDALVSAILGALDRHRDFLIDWITSPPQTNETGRSAVLIPTAHLLARRFGLPLTVSELGASGGLNLNFDRFALTAGTRTLGPADPVITLSPDWTGEAPAPAQPVIADRRGVDLRPLDPRNPRDALRLLAYLWPDQPARIARTRAVIAAHDAPVDAGDAIGWLDRRLRAAGSGTCHLVYTTIAWQYFPADARARGQAMIEATGARADDRRPLAWFAMESDGTDDGAALTLRLWPGNERLDLGRAGYHGEWVRWEHREERRDGTG; encoded by the coding sequence ATGCCACAGGACAGGCTGATCTCGGCCTTCGACCGGCAGGCCCGGGCCTGCGCCGTGCTCGGTTCGCCATTCATGGCGCGGCTGATGACATTGCTTGCAGAGCATTGGCCGGAAACCGGCCCGTTGAACGAGACCTGCGCGGACTGGCCGGGCGATCCCGGCCCCAGCGGCGCTTCGTTGCCGTTGCGGATCGCGGGCGGGCTGCATGCGCTGGTCTTGCAGGGCCGCGACCCGGAGCTGACCGCCGCCTACCCGCCGCATGACCCCGAGGAAGACGCGCTGGTATCGGCCATCCTGGGGGCGCTCGACCGGCATCGCGATTTCCTGATCGACTGGATCACATCGCCGCCGCAGACCAACGAAACCGGCCGCAGCGCGGTTCTGATCCCGACCGCCCACCTGCTGGCCCGCCGTTTCGGGCTGCCGCTGACCGTCAGCGAACTGGGGGCCAGCGGCGGGCTCAACCTGAATTTCGACCGGTTTGCGCTGACTGCAGGGACCCGCACCCTGGGGCCAGCCGACCCCGTGATCACCCTGAGCCCGGACTGGACGGGGGAAGCCCCCGCTCCCGCACAGCCGGTGATCGCCGACCGGCGCGGCGTCGATCTGCGCCCGCTCGATCCGCGAAACCCGCGCGATGCCCTGAGGTTGTTGGCCTATCTCTGGCCGGACCAGCCCGCGCGGATCGCACGCACCCGCGCGGTGATCGCGGCCCATGATGCCCCGGTCGATGCGGGCGACGCGATCGGCTGGCTGGACCGGCGCCTGCGCGCGGCGGGGTCCGGCACCTGCCATCTGGTCTATACCACCATCGCGTGGCAGTATTTCCCCGCCGATGCCCGGGCGCGCGGGCAGGCCATGATCGAAGCGACCGGCGCACGGGCCGATGATCGGAGACCGCTGGCCTGGTTTGCCATGGAAAGCGACGGCACCGACGATGGCGCGGCGCTGACGCTCAGATTGTGGCCGGGGAACGAGAGGCTCGACCTCGGCCGGGCGGGATATCACGGCGAATGGGTCCGGTGGGAGCACCGGGAGGAGAGGCGCGATGGAACCGGATGA
- a CDS encoding DUF2237 family protein — protein MEPDESLNVFGGALEPCSMTPVTGFFRDGYCNTCAADQGSHTVCAVMTAEFLAYSKYVGNDLSTARPEFHFTGLKPGDHWCLCAARFLQAHDEGCAPKVNVAATHIRALEIVPLDVLRRHAIDA, from the coding sequence ATGGAACCGGATGAAAGCCTGAACGTGTTTGGCGGTGCGCTCGAACCCTGTTCGATGACGCCTGTGACGGGGTTCTTCCGCGACGGGTATTGCAACACCTGTGCCGCCGACCAGGGCAGCCACACGGTCTGTGCGGTGATGACGGCCGAGTTTCTCGCCTATTCGAAATATGTCGGAAACGATCTCAGCACGGCGCGGCCCGAGTTCCATTTCACCGGGCTGAAGCCCGGGGACCACTGGTGCCTGTGCGCGGCGCGGTTCCTGCAGGCCCATGACGAAGGCTGTGCGCCAAAGGTGAATGTCGCTGCCACCCATATCCGCGCCCTCGAAATCGTCCCCCTCGACGTGCTGCGCCGCCACGCGATCGACGCCTGA